A genomic region of Raphanus sativus cultivar WK10039 chromosome 6, ASM80110v3, whole genome shotgun sequence contains the following coding sequences:
- the LOC108810501 gene encoding pentatricopeptide repeat-containing protein At3g48250, chloroplastic-like, which yields MKLYFLLKTLIITHFPLLSDTVAMYRSKAVMSSLRNAYSKFSNRSYLSRVEVGFSSNSSSSSINSPWQFRFFTSKPESMLQLVLENDWSKQVAEGLRKPDTPLTHETAIYVLRKLAKHPEKAYSFLNWVIRESDLTPTSPLYSTLLRMILVQQRPMKRFWTTLADMEQGGFCLDEETYKTVYTLLNRESYKDATALARFQERLLEDNAMSVVADSVSASVSQRDWSCEVERELQGMKLPLSDNFVIRVLKGLKEHPLKAFSFLRWVVGGGCCYNKHSTVTYNAALRVLAGPSSVAEFWSVVAEMKEAGHEVDFDTYVKVSRQFQMCRMMIEAVKLYEFMTNGPFKPSVEDCGLLLRSLSAGSNPDLGLGYRVSRKYVSSGKPLSKAVYDGIHGYLTSVGRFGEAEEVMKGMRDAGKDPDNVTYSQLVFGLCKAKRLEEACGVVVDQMEADGCLPDVKTWTVLIRGHFENGEADKAFACFENMVEKGIGIDSGLLDVMVGMFLSQNRVEEACEFLKEKVRNANNNVKAWRSTYKGVIDKLNEIKKGEEVLDLVGMMKKQNHTAYAKERFDDGYHATKFGTGEDAKMLEVRSSKYYPPSFVDVFLAFYGVPGLKALKTIFLRRTRMNPYRPE from the coding sequence atgaaattgtattttttactTAAAACCCTTATTATTACACATTTTCCTCTACTTTCCGACACAGTAGCCATGTACAGATCAAAAGCAGTCATGTCTTCTCTTCGAAACGCTTACTCTAAGTTTTCGAACCGTTCCTATCTAAGCCGTGTTGAGGTGGGTTTTTCTTCAAActcgtcttcttcctctatCAATTCTCCGTGGCAATTCCGCTTTTTTACTTCAAAACCAGAGTCTATGCTTCAGTTAGTTCTCGAAAACGATTGGTCTAAACAAGTAGCGGAAGGACTGAGGAAACCAGACACGCCTCTAACCCACGAGACTGCAATCTACGTTCTCAGGAAACTAGCTAAGCACCCAGAGAAAGCCTACTCCTTTCTCAACTGGGTCATCAGAGAATCAGATCTCACTCCTACTTCTCCACTCTACAGCACGTTGCTGAGGATGATACTAGTTCAGCAAAGACCCATGAAACGGTTCTGGACGACTCTCGCAGATATGGAACAAGGAGGGTTCTGTCTCGACGAGGAAACCTACAAGACAGTCTACACTTTGCTCAACAGAGAGAGCTACAAAGACGCTACGGCACTGGCTCGTTTCCAAGAGCGATTGCTTGAGGATAACGCAATGTCTGTTGTAGCAGACAGTGTTTCTGCTTCCGTTTCGCAAAGAGATTGGAGTTGCGAGGTTGAGAGGGAGCTTCAGGGTATGAAACTCCCTCTGTCTGATAATTTCGTTATCAGGGTGTTGAAGGGACTAAAGGAACATCCTCTCAAAGCTTTCTCGTTTCTCCGTTGGGTCGTCGGCGGTGGTTGTTGTTATAATAAACACAGCACCGTTACTTATAACGCAGCGTTGAGGGTTTTGGCGGGGCCTAGCTCGGTGGCAGAGTTTTGGAGCGTTGTGGCTGAGATGAAGGAGGCAGGGCACGAGGTTGATTTCGACACGTACGTAAAAGTATCAAGACAGTTTCAGATGTGTAGAATGATGATCGAGGCGGTGAAGCTTTACGAGTTTATGACGAATGGTCCGTTCAAGCCATCCGTCGAAGACTGTGGTCTTTTGCTGAGGTCTTTATCTGCTGGCTCCAATCCGGATTTGGGTTTGGGGTATCGGGTTTCGAGGAAGTATGTATCAAGTGGGAAGCCTCTCTCGAAGGCTGTTTACGATGGAATCCACGGGTACTTAACTAGTGTGGGTAGGTTTGGCGAAGCGGAAGAAGTCATGAAGGGTATGAGAGATGCTGGTAAGGACCCGGATAACGTCACGTACAGCCAGCTCGTGTTTGGTCTTTGTAAAGCTAAGAGATTAGAGGAAGCGTGTGGTGTGGTCGTGGATCAGATGGAAGCAGATGGATGTCTCCCCGACGTGAAAACTTGGACTGTTCTGATCCGAGGGCACTTCGAGAACGGTGAAGCTGACAAGGCCTTTGCGTGTTTTGAGAATATGGTGGAGAAAGGGATCGGTATCGACTCTGGACTGCTTGATGTCATGGTAGGTATGTTTCTAAGCCAAAACAGGGTCGAGGAGGCGTGCGAATTCTTAAAAGAGAAGGTGAGAAATGCTAATAATAATGTCAAGGCTTGGAGAAGTACTTACAAGGGTGTTATAGACAAGCTGAATGAAATCAAGAAGGGTGAAGAGGTGTTAGATCTTGTGgggatgatgaagaagcaaAATCACACTGCTTATGCAAAAGAGCGTTTTGATGATGGGTACCATGCGACGAAGTTTGGGACTGGGGAAGATGCTAAGATGTTGGAAGTGCGAAGCTCGAAGTATTACCCTCCTTCCTTTGTTGATGTTTTTCTTGCTTTTTACGGAGTTCCTGGTCTTAAAGCTCTTAAAACAATCTTTTTGAGACGGACCCGAATGAACCCCTACAGACCCGAATGA